A single region of the Solwaraspora sp. WMMD406 genome encodes:
- a CDS encoding WYL domain-containing protein → MSRTRTERLVNLVICLLSTRRFLTAAQIAATVPGYEHDPTDARDHEAFQRKFERDKAELRDLGVPLETGTASAFDTEPGYRIAHREYALPDILLEPDEAAAVGIAARLWQHAGLAAAASSGLAKLRAAGVDVDPHATFGVEPVVTVDPAFAALTAAARDRRVVVFEYRVPSGDGPTQRRLQPWGVVCWRGRWYVVGHDLDRAATRCFRLSRVVGTVRVTGRPGAYSVPTDIDLISHVARWSGPVERTGVATVLARHGRAAGLRRWAESCDPSPDGDRLTLRYAEPETLAANLAGYGADIRVVDPPEVREMVIQRLKEIAAAHEPAAASGSAASPPAPIVPPAPPSPAPTVPAAPITGPVPS, encoded by the coding sequence GTGTCCCGCACCCGGACCGAGCGCCTGGTCAATCTGGTGATCTGCCTGCTCTCGACGCGGCGGTTCCTGACCGCCGCGCAGATCGCCGCGACCGTACCCGGCTACGAACACGATCCGACCGACGCCCGCGACCACGAGGCGTTCCAGCGCAAGTTCGAACGCGACAAGGCCGAACTGCGCGACCTCGGCGTGCCGCTGGAGACCGGGACCGCCAGCGCCTTCGACACCGAGCCCGGTTACCGCATCGCGCACCGCGAATACGCTCTGCCGGACATCCTGTTGGAGCCCGACGAAGCGGCGGCCGTCGGCATCGCCGCCCGGCTCTGGCAGCACGCCGGGCTCGCCGCGGCCGCGTCCTCCGGTCTGGCCAAGCTGCGCGCGGCCGGGGTGGACGTCGACCCGCACGCCACCTTCGGGGTGGAGCCGGTGGTCACGGTCGATCCCGCGTTCGCCGCGCTGACCGCGGCGGCCCGGGACCGGCGGGTGGTCGTCTTCGAATACCGGGTACCCAGCGGAGACGGACCCACCCAGCGACGGCTGCAGCCCTGGGGCGTGGTCTGCTGGCGGGGCCGCTGGTACGTCGTCGGTCACGACCTGGACCGCGCGGCGACCCGCTGCTTCCGGCTGTCCCGGGTGGTTGGCACGGTCCGGGTCACCGGCCGCCCCGGCGCCTACTCCGTGCCGACCGACATCGACCTGATCAGCCATGTCGCCCGCTGGTCCGGACCGGTGGAGCGCACCGGCGTGGCGACCGTGCTGGCCCGCCACGGCCGGGCCGCCGGACTGCGCCGGTGGGCGGAATCGTGCGACCCGTCCCCCGACGGCGACCGGCTCACCCTGCGGTACGCCGAGCCGGAGACCCTGGCCGCGAACCTCGCCGGCTACGGCGCCGACATCCGGGTGGTCGACCCGCCGGAGGTACGGGAGATGGTGATCCAACGCCTCAAGGAGATCGCCGCCGCCCACGAACCCGCAGCCGCTTCCGGGTCGGCGGCGTCCCCGCCCGCCCCGATCGTGCCGCCCGCGCCACCGTCACCCGCTCCGACGGTGCCGGCCGCTCCGATCACCGGACCGGTGCCCTCGTGA
- a CDS encoding DUF3866 family protein: MVRWRSGTVTAIRRRWTGAVELDAEVDGSPFRALAYPELVGEPAVGDRVLLNVGALVMGLGTGGYALVVAIPDRLPVDPPEDGRDRRSGHVVKARYTPLQAIVLGVDEEASPHRPLLVDADDLGGMPVVTADLHSALPAILAGALADRPGLRIAYVMTDGGALPAGFSRTLAALADLLAGTVTVGQSFGGDLEATTVHSGLLAARYVLRADLTVVAQGPGNLGTGTRWGFSGVGTGEAVNAAAALGGRPVGALRISGADPRPRHHGLSHHSGTAYGRVALAGADLVVPDPLPPDLADAVDAALTELEAVAAGRHRVVRVPIDGLDSALRASPVPLRTMGRDLDGDPAYFLACAVAGRHAAGLVA; encoded by the coding sequence ATGGTGCGATGGCGCAGCGGTACGGTCACCGCGATCCGGCGACGGTGGACCGGAGCGGTCGAACTCGACGCGGAGGTCGACGGTTCGCCGTTCCGCGCCCTCGCCTACCCGGAACTGGTCGGCGAGCCGGCCGTCGGCGACCGGGTGCTCCTCAACGTCGGCGCGCTGGTGATGGGCCTCGGCACCGGCGGCTACGCGCTGGTGGTGGCGATCCCGGACCGGCTACCGGTGGATCCGCCGGAGGACGGCCGCGACCGTCGGTCCGGCCACGTGGTCAAGGCGCGGTACACCCCGCTGCAGGCAATCGTGCTCGGCGTCGACGAGGAAGCCTCGCCGCATCGGCCGCTGCTCGTCGACGCCGACGACCTCGGCGGGATGCCGGTCGTCACCGCCGACCTGCACTCGGCGCTGCCGGCGATCCTGGCCGGCGCGCTCGCCGACCGGCCAGGCCTGCGGATCGCGTACGTGATGACCGACGGCGGGGCGCTGCCCGCCGGCTTCTCCCGCACACTGGCCGCCCTGGCCGATCTGCTGGCCGGCACGGTCACCGTCGGCCAGAGCTTCGGTGGCGATCTGGAGGCGACCACCGTCCACAGCGGGCTGCTGGCCGCCCGGTACGTACTGCGTGCCGACCTGACCGTCGTCGCGCAGGGCCCCGGAAACCTGGGGACCGGGACCCGCTGGGGATTCTCCGGCGTGGGTACGGGCGAAGCCGTCAACGCCGCCGCCGCCCTCGGCGGACGACCGGTCGGTGCCCTGCGGATCTCCGGTGCCGACCCCCGACCCCGCCACCACGGGCTGTCCCATCACAGCGGTACGGCGTATGGCCGGGTGGCCCTGGCCGGCGCCGACCTGGTCGTACCGGATCCGCTGCCACCGGATCTGGCCGACGCGGTCGACGCCGCGCTGACCGAACTCGAGGCGGTCGCTGCCGGTCGCCATCGGGTGGTCCGCGTCCCGATCGACGGACTGGACAGCGCGCTGCGCGCCAGCCCGGTGCCGCTGCGCACGATGGGGCGTGACCTCGACGGCGACCCCGCTTACTTCCTGGCCTGCGCGGTCGCCGGCCGGCACGCCGCCGGCCTGGTGGCCTGA